The sequence AGTAAAAAGTATCTTTTCAACTGGAATAAGCATACTTTTGGACACATTCAGCAAACCATTTTTTCTCTTCAATGTAATCTGTAATAACTTCAAGCTAGTGATATTGCAGGCATTAACACTCTGGAAGTACAAAAAGGGGATGTTGTCATTGAAAAATGGAATGATATCCAAACGAGattatgaaaacaaaaaaaagatgcAAATTTCTTCAAAGAGTTTGACAGGAACACAAATTACTTTCACATGAAAGCAAACAGAAGAAGATGTAGAAATAGAATTGATTTTCTCTTAGCTCTAGATGGCTTGGTGTACTTCTAGAAAGAGTTTAGAAGACCTTCTTACAACTCATTTTCATAACATCATCACCACTGTCCAACCAGATGGTTGCACAGAGTTTAGTTAATATATTCCTATTGTTATTACAGATGAAAATAGTGAAGCTCTTCTTCAAATTCCAGATGAAGATGAAATCACATCCACCATCAAATCAATTAATGCATGGAATTCTCTGGAACCATATGGCTTTCCTCCAGGGGTTTATCAAACTTAATAGGAAATCATAAAGAAAGATGTATGTAAAATGGTTCAGAGTTTCTTTCATTCAAGCTACATACTAAATGAGCTAAATAGAACAAGATTCACTCTCATACCCAAGAAAACCCCTCAAAAGTCAGAAGACTTCAGACTAATAGCTTCATATAATTCATCTTACAAGTTGATTTTAAAGATTAttgcacaaagaatgaagaaacacATAGAAAAAATGATTTCCCCAATGCAAGCTGCTCATGTTCCAGGAAGAGTTATTTCTGAAAAAATTACTTTAGTTCAAGAAATTATCCATATCATGAAGAGGAAATAACAAAAAGGAGGAGGAACTCACTGCATTGAAAATGGATacatcaaaagcttttgacagattAGAAATGAGCTTTTTAATTGATATCCTTAAAAGTTTGGGTTCTGTGAGACATGGTGTTAACTAATCCATCATTGTATTAGTACAACTCAGATTAAAGTTATACTCAATGTTTCACCTTGTAAATCCTTTCATACTACTAGAGGGATAAGAAAAGGTTATCCAATATctcattttctttttattcttgcaaTGGAGGCCTTCTCTAGGAAACTAGTTCATTGTGAATCAAAAAACAACTCACAGGAGTGAAGATTTCTAAAGCTGCACCAAATGTAAATCATGTCTTGTTTGCAAACGATTGTTTGCTGTTATGCAAGGCAAACCTCACTCAAACAGGAAAGCTTCTCGAAGTGATAGATGAATTCAGTGCTTACTCTGGTCAAATGATCAACTTCAACAAATTCGGTGTGTACTTCAGTTAGAACTTATAACCATCTGTCTGTGATTATCTTGCAGGTATTCTTAAAgtttagaaaatgaaaattaaagAATGATATCTTGGACACCCATTTTTTAACAACAAAAACAAGAGGATTCCATTCTCTCggctagttgataatatggatacaaGGCTTGTAAAATGAATTCAAATAAACTTGTCTCAAGCAGGAAGGACTGTTATGGTGAAAATGTGTTAAACTCAGTTCTCATTCATCATATGACATGTTTCAAGCTGCCAGATATAACTATCAAGAATATGAACTCAGTCCAACAAAAGTTCTGGAGGTGAAAATAAACTATTAAAGACGTACATCTTACTTCTCAAAAGACTATATGTAAACATAGACTTGATGGTGGTATGAGGTTTAAAGATTTGTATCTCTTCAACAGAGCACTTCTTGCTAAGTCAGCATGGAGACAGTGCACCAGAGCAACAGATTTGTGGTATAAAGATCTCATTATTAAGTATTTATTAATGAGGATGTCCTCAATGAAACTTCAAAAAATAGACTCCACATAATCTTGGAAAAGCATTAGTGGTGAATTGAAATTTGTTAACGATAATAGTTGTTGGTACATTGGCAATGGATAAACTGTCAAGATATGGCATGACAACTGAATCCCTAAACTGCAACATCCTCCAACTCCCAAAGTTGGTGATGTCTCTCCTTATAATTATACTAAAGTCTGCAACCACCTTAATGATTCTGGTACTATATGGAACTACTCTCTTCTTAATGAGCTTTTGTTAGAATATGggaatccaactcaaaaccaattgacaatgagtggagaggccctaagagattataaaccgcaggatcttaaataacccaacaatgtgggactaataataatctcaacacgccccctcacgtgtagcctcgttaggTATAACACGTGGACAAATAAattgggtgacgcggagtaaaggtgcggtcaactgactcgacacaagtaacctgctctgataccatgttagaatccTCGGGCCTAattaacctcgaaaaccggcttgcaaggaTAGGATTGCCCGAGGCTTATTAAGCACACGACCTAGGTTGCCCTAGGCGATTTGGGACTATTTAACACCCCCCTCAACGACTAAGGCTACACAGGCGGAATGGCATGAAAAGAGTGGTACGGAAACCACGGACACACACAGGCGGATACGCCGCGTGGTACGGAAACCATGATCACACAGACGGATACGGGTAGTGTTGAGTAGGggtctggctctgataccatgttagaatatgggcatcaaactcaaaaccaattggcaatgagtggagactGGAGAGGCCCTaggagattataaaccgcaagatcttaaataacccaacaatgtgggactaataataatCTCAACAACTTTTTCTCTCATCAAGATTACAATATTATTTGCAAGATCTTTGTACATAGTAATCAACAAGACAGGCTTGTGTGGAAGCTAGAAAAGAATGACGATTTTTCAGTAAAATCAGCCAACAATAAACTATATGAAGAAAAATACAATTCTGAGCTTGTTGATCAGAGAACGAAGAAAATCCCGGGGCACTTATGGAAATTACCAATTCTGCCAAGAATCCAACAGTTTATCTGGAAATGTTTAACAAATGCTTTACCAACAAGAGTTAGAATCTCTGTGGTTGTCAGAAACATAGATTCTTCATGTCTTATGGGTTGTGATGCTGCTGAAGATGCCACTCATCTGTTAATGTCATGTAATTTACCAGAGCGTTATGGCTTGCTACTATTGGTAGAATCACTGATAAGAATCAAGATACAAAAGACTGGATAATCAGGTGGTTTGACGATTATCATGCATGGCATATCTCCGAGACAAAAATATTCAAATTAGCTATTACTGCTTGGACTATCTGGAATGAAAGATGTGGAGTTGTTTTCAGCAAAAGAATATTAATATATACACCATGCTATCAAGAAAGTTCAAGAGAACCTAAACAAGCACAACACCAATTTGACACATCTTAGTTCTTTAACTGAGACTGTCAACATGATAAGTAATACTAATCATGTGTGGCTACCTCCTAATCATAGAGAACTGACTATTAATGCTGATGGCTCATATAAATAGATTACTAACTCTTATGGTATTGGACTAATTATTCGTGATTGTGTAGACATCTCAAGAGGAGCTAAATGTGCGTACCTTAACAGGCTAGTGAATGTAGAACATGCAGAACTATAAGTTATGTCAGTAGCAGTTCAATGGGCTTAACAACTTAATTTAAAACGAGTGAATTTTGAAATGGATTCGGAGCTGGTAGTCATTGcagttacaaaaagaaaaacaatataaCATGGAGGATACAATGCCAAGTCGAAAAtattattgttttttcttttccaattGTAATAAACTATGAAAATGTTACTATGTTCCAAAAGAGAGGAAGAAGGTTAACTTATCTTAGATAGCAAGGACTGGAAAACTTAATAAGAAATGAAGCTATATGACTATATCCCCAGTAAAAACATGCTATGATAAAGAGGAGAGAGATGAAGTCGTACAACTCTCTCCCACCCTAAAGAAATTTTCTCTCAAAACCTCCTTTGACTAGTCAAATTCCACTACTTTTTCTTCTAAACCACCTTATTTCCTCAAAAAACCACCCTCTTCTTCTCCGAAACCGCTCAATCTGTTCAACTTTCTTTCTTAGTATTCTCTAGCCTTCTTGGTGGATAGCTCAGATCCCCTAGTTCCTCAGTAGTAAATCGTTTCAAAACCCTTGGTCTCTTCCTTTTATTTCTTCTCCCAAGTTTTCTTGATGGTTTTTTGGATCTGTACGTTATTTTGGTTGTCTGTGCTCTGAATAGTGTTTTTGAATTCACTTTTGTTTAGCAAGTTTGATTTCAGTTATTTTCTTCAGTTTTGACATCTTTTTCCTCCATCTTTTTCGAGTCCTTCTCctttctcttttgttttctcaGGGAGGAAGAGTTGATGTGCCAGATACTTAATCAATTGGAGCTCAATCTTAGTTCTCGAGAACCCATTGTCAATCAGCTCCTTAAGATCAATGCTCTTTGTGATCAAGCAGAAAGATTTGTTTCCTCAAGAAAATTGGTTCATGAAGTAGATAACTTTGTTGATGAAAGTCTGGTTTCCCTTTCTACTTGTGTTGATGAACTTTCAGGGAGTTATAACAGTTTTCCGGTGTCTGAAATTAATCCTACCTATAATCTTCATAAGACGGACTCGATTAATTTCAACGTTGTCGACGAGAAGGAAAGAATTAAGGTGTCCAGTGATATTAAGATCGGGGTCTCATGAGATAGTAGTTTGTTTGGCTCTGAGGAAACATCCGGCTCCGGTGTTTCTACTGATTTGGTGATTTATAACAACTCCAATAAAGAGCTCAAAATTACTCCGATTACTCATCTCTTCAGTCTGTCGACTTATGCTTCTGAGAATATGGAGGGTTACTGTGCTCCGGCTACTGGTGCTAATGAATACGATGACCTAATTCTCGATGAAGTTAGCAGCGAGTATTGTCCAGTCAATACACGGTTTGTGCAGAATCAAAGGTTGAGTCAAGTCAAGGGTTGGTATAAGTCTTTGGTCGGAACTACTAATGATATTTATCTGTCCGATGTGCCTGACGCAAGTACTCAAACAAGGTATTCTGTTAACCCCTTGCAGTACAATCTTTTAAGGACCCACCCTAACTCTCTCAGGCTTTTTGGCATCTTATCTGACAATACAAACACTTATGTTTGTTATTTTCTTCTCGTGATCTCTAATGTGGTCTGGTCTTCTGCACAAAGGCTACCATTATTGAACAATTATCTCTCTTCCAGCAATATTTTTTCCCAGTTCACGTCATTATCTGGTTTGCTGTTGCTTTTGTCATCTTATGGTACATGTATGTGTTATCTTGTATGATAATTATACTGTATCGAAATGGTAGCACTTTTAGCAGTAAGGTCACGAGTTCTGTTTTCATAACTCTGAGACAAATTCAGCGGGACCACTACTAATTTGTGCTTGATGTTATGGAAAGGTTTTGTCATTCATTGGGGATAATATAATTGAAGCCTAGTTACATAGCTTATTCTTACGAGGTGGGTAATTTTTGCTGGATGGTTGGTAAATTTATATGTTCAAACATGAAACAGTCTCACCTTGTTTCACACTTGATTGAACCAGGTGATAAGGGTTCAAACACTTAACTTTCTGTGATAACCTACTTAGGTATGATAACCCTTAGCCTAGCTCATCGTTGTGTTTACCTTTATGAGACTATTGAAAGAGAAAGAGATTGGCATTTATCTACAATGCTTTCTATAAAGATCAGCTATCTAACATATATGTATGAGGTGGACAAGTCAAATGATCTGAGCGATACTTACTGTAGAGGTGCTGGTTGGTCTCTGAAGATCGGTTCTATCCGTGAGAATGCCTATCGTTATTATCTTTATTGTGCTGACAAAAATGTGGTCATCTATAAGCAAATTAGACTTGATCTCTACTTGTTCTATCGAGAGTGGAAGTGCTTTAGCAGTCCGGCTCTTAGAATGAATGAGGAAATTTGTATTATTATATTGGAGGGTGAAGTTGGTCTATGGTTTTCGCTTTCTGATTCCCCGTGTAGATGCTTGGATGAAGCTTACTACTGGATAAAAATGTCTCGGAGGTATAGATATTGTGTGCAAACTTGTGGGGATGATAAAGTAAATGAGCAGCACGTTGAAGATTGTTGTGGCTTGGATCAAATTATAAGGCAGGGACGAACACTTATGTGTACCTTCAGAGCTTGCCACAACCTAAACATCATTAAGGTTAATACTTCAAGGCAGATCAAACTAGATTTATATCTATTCTCTCGGGACTTGAATGGTTTATCTTCCGTTGCTCTTTTAGAGTGCAATACTGACTGTTTGACATCCTTTGAAGATAAGTCTGCTGGATGGGATCTCTTCTCCATGGGTGATTATAGTTCTACTAGAATCTGTAGTCAGTCTACACCTTTGGGAGTTTGGGATGGAAATTCTTATATATGGCATGGGTACGAGGAGTTTTCTAGTACTAGGTACAGTTGGTCTGTTTGGATGTTTATATGGATTCTATTCTCATTCTGGCAGGATTTGGAGGGTCTTTTAGCTATGTACTTCCCCAACAATCAGTCTGGTATCTTAAACACTTGTGGTTGTTTACAAGATTTCAGTTTGCACTTCTATTTGATATACCTCCATGTTAGACCTTTAAGCCATTTTACTCCTTCGGCGAGGGCTTGGGAAGTAAGTACATATATCTGTTACAAGTGTAGGATGCATTCTGTTGATGCTCGCAAGGGGATTGCTTGGATGTGGATTGAGTATGTAATTGCAGTACTTCTTGGTGTCTTTCTTAACTACTTGTTTGGTGCTAATTGCAATGTTCTGGTCCTTTCTTCAATTTCTCTTGGGGCTGATTCTGTTGCTGATGTTTATATTCTTAGCTGCAATTCTTCGGATTTacaacattattattattatcattcttctgATGAGAAGCGTGACACTTTTCCTTTAAGCCAGAACTCCTCGGAGGGCTTGGGAGCGGTATGTTGTGCGTCGTTTCCTCTGTGTGTGCAAGCTTTTGTTACCCTCAAGTCGGTCGGGCATTTACCTGTCTTGATATAATTATCGTGTGGTTTGGATTGTTCTCGTACAGTTGTTTGTAGTGCTGACAATTTGTTTGGTCGTGGATGAAGCCCCCTTAGTCCTTGATGATGTTCTCTCTTGTTTAGTAGCAATCTGGAACAATAGTATCTATCTTTTTATTTCCCTTTGCTATCCTTTATTTTTGTTATGTTGTTTCCTGCCATTTGGCTTGCCTATCTGTACCAGTCTTGTTCTCCTGTTTGGCTATTCCCAGCAGTTGAGATAGACTGTCTGACTTTTTGAAGGCAtttgctttaaaaaaaaaaatgaaactataTCATGCCTAGCTGTATTCGTAGTCAATTTCGGACACACCAAATAAAATTTTCtttgtttaaaaaataaaaagaaagaaagaaaaaaacagccCCATAACCACGTCAGTTCCGCACAACAGACAGTGGTAGAAAATTTTCACGAGTTGCGCCGACTGGCTGGGCTGGTTCGGTAAAAGTTGTGCTGAAATTCTTTCAGTCACGTAGGGAGGCTTATTATGCGCCAAAACCAAGGAGGGAGGAGAAGTAGAGTTGTTCATCTCAAATCTTATTTATTTCTAATAATCTAATCAAGTTAGGGTTTAGGAGATTAACGGGTAATAATAACATAAGCTGTGGGTTTCATCTGattagggttttggagaatagGATACCAATCataaattttaattttgattttgaattcaaAAGAAAACTAATTCACACAACTTCAAACAATAAAATCATGGAAGGttcaatcaaaaaatcaaaaccagcAGTGTTGTATCATTATCCTTGTCCAGATGGAGTATTTGCTGCTCTTGCTTCTCATCTTTACTTTTCAGCTATTAAACAGGATGTTCTTTACTTCCCCAATACTGTTTATTCTCCTGTTAAGTAAGTGGACTTCTTATTTGTCAATTTCCTACATTTATCTACTTTTATCTTTCTATGTTGTACTCAAAATATTGTGCTATGTTTTTCTCAGGGTAGAAGATCTTCCTCTTGATGAAATTAATCAAGTTTATTTACTTGATTTTGTTGGGCCTTCTGGTTTTGTTGCTAAATTATCTTCTCATGTTGAAAGGTTTGTATTTTCttcgaatttttaatttttttggtaaatttgtggCTTCATTTTCATTGTTTCAAACTAATTTCATGTGTCTAAACTCTCCAGTGTCATAATTCTAGACCATCACAAAACTGCAGTTGAGATGTTTAAGGCTGATACTTCTATTCGTGAGAATGTGATTAAAGTTATAGATATGGAGAGAAGTGGTGCTACCATTGCTTATGATTATTTCAAGAAGAAAATCTCAGACGAAGGAGTTGGGAAGGAGTTGGTAGCCGAGGATAAGCTTGAAAGGGTTAATCAACTGTTTAAATACATCGAAGATGTAGATTTGTGGAGGTGGGCTCTTCCAGATAGCAAAGCTTTCACTAGTGGGATGAAAGATTTAAACATCGAGTACGACGTCAGGTTGGATCCCGGGTTGTTTGGACAGGTATGTAATCATTTTCCATACCTCTTTCGATGTTTTAGCTTGCTTTACAGTGGTGCATATCCTTTTTATTCTTGGAGAGAGGCAAATTGATCTCAATCATTCAAttcattttcattctctgtcgTAGACCTTAATTAGGGCCTCTAAGTTTATTTTATTGTAACAAAGTGTGGAAAAGATTTCCAGTATATGTTTAATCTTCTAAAAAAAGTGAGGGATGGGAATCATTATCTGATTGTTTTGTGCAATTTTATTAATAGTTGTAAAGTTTGCTTGAATCTAGAGCTCTGATAAAAGTATCCACTTTTGCACCAGTTCCATGTGCTTTATTAAGAACCTTTGATTCCTTACTCTCTTAAACTTACCAAACATATCTAAAGTTTGGATGCTGTGTTTGTGTTCCTAAGGAATTTATGAATCCTTGTAAATCTAAATGGGAGGAACTATGATTCCCTTGGGGTGCTAAGCAGTTTTACATGGAATCAAGTTGAGAAAACCTTTATTTGTTGCTAAATAAAAATATGATATAGTCTTCAAAGTGGAGTTTCCTCCAAAATTTTGGGGGTTGTAGGACTTGTTATGGTGGATTTGATTTTGGAAGCAATCCTTAGATGTGAGAGTATTTTAGTTAGGAGTATGTGAGAAAATGACTAACCGAGCGAAAGTTGAAAGAAGCGAATTcaagattttattttttcttctttcagtATG comes from Papaver somniferum cultivar HN1 chromosome 7, ASM357369v1, whole genome shotgun sequence and encodes:
- the LOC113298321 gene encoding uncharacterized protein LOC113298321 translates to MEGSIKKSKPAVLYHYPCPDGVFAALASHLYFSAIKQDVLYFPNTVYSPVKVEDLPLDEINQVYLLDFVGPSGFVAKLSSHVESVIILDHHKTAVEMFKADTSIRENVIKVIDMERSGATIAYDYFKKKISDEGVGKELVAEDKLERVNQLFKYIEDVDLWRWALPDSKAFTSGMKDLNIEYDVRLDPGLFGQLLSLDPRLVIDQGMSSLSQKQNRIDEVLDGSYEIALDGGLFGYCLAVDADSVSNLRSELGHQLANKSRDLHMRGIGAVVYRVPELGNAELLKISLRSVETEDTTPISQKFGGGGHRNASSFMLTAAEFNQWKLPVTAST